The genomic segment CTTCTTTTTTGCTTCCGACTGACTTAGTGTCTGTCGTGATAGTCATCCTCTCCAGAAAGGAGGTGTTCCAGCCGCACCTTCCGGTACGGCTACCTTGTTACGACTTAGCCCCAATTACCAGTTTCGCTCTAGGCCGATCCTTGCGGTCACGGACTTCAAGCGCCCCCGGCTTTCATGGCTTGACGGGCGGTGTGTACAAGGCCCGGGAACGTATTCACCGCGCCATGGCTGATGCGCGATTACTAGCGAATCCAGCTTCATGGGGTCGGGTTGCAGACCCCAATCCGAACTGAGGATGGCTTTCTTGATTAGAATGTATTTGCATACACCCGACTCTCTGTACCACCCATTGTAACACGTGTGTAGCCCCGGACGTAAGGGCCGTGCTGATTTGACGTCATCCCCACCTTCCTCACACCTTACGGTGGCAGTATCACCAGAGTGCCCAGCATTACCTGATGGCAACTAATGAAAAGGGTTGCGCTCGTTATGGCACTTAAGCCGACACCTCACGGCACGAGCTGACGACAACCATGCAGCACCTCCACAGCAGCCCCGAAGGGAGTCACTATCTCTAGATCCGTCTGCTGCAGTTCAAGCCCGGGTAAGGTTCCTCGCGTATCATCGAATTAAACCACATGTTCCTCCGCTTGTGCGGGCCCCCGTCAATTCCTTTGAGTTTCACCGTTGCCGGCGTACTCCCCAGGTGGGATGCTTAACGCTTTCGCTTGGCCGCTGACACTGTATCGCCAACAGCGGGCATCCATCGTTTACCGTGCGGACTACCAGGGTATCTAATCCTGTTCGATACCCGCACCTTCGAGCCTTAGCGTCAGTAATGCCCTGGAAGGCTGCCTTCGCAATCGGAGTTCTTCGTGATATCTAAGCATTTCACCGCTACACCACGAATTCCGCCTTCCTCGTGCACACTCAAGCCCGCCAGTTCGCGACGCACTTCCACGGTTGAGCCGCGGCATTTCACGTCACGCTTAACAGGCAGCCTGCGCTCCCTTTAAACCCAATAAATCCGGATAACGCCCGGACCTTCCGTATTACCGCGGCTGCTGGCACGGAATTAGCCGGTCCTTATTCTCATGGTACATACAAACGGGGACACGTCCCCGACTTTATTCCCATGCAAAAGCAGTTTACAACCCATAGGGCCGTCATCCTGCACGCTACTTGGCTGGTTCAGGCTCTCGCCCATTGACCAATATTCCTCACTGCTGCCTCCCGTAGGAGTTTGGTCCGTGTCTCAGTACCAATGTGGGGGACCTTCCTCTCAGAACCCCTACTGATCGTAGGCTTGGTGGGCCGTTACCCCGCCAACAACCTAATCAGACGCATCCCCATCCCTTAGCGATAAATCTTTAATCCATTTCAGATGCCATCGACGGATAACATAGGGTATTAATCCGACTTTCGCCGGGCTATGCCCTACTAAGGGGAAGGTTGGATACGCGTTACTCACCCGTGCGCCGGTCGCCATCAATCAAAGCAAGCTTCGATTATGCTGCCCCTCGACTTGCATGTGTTAAGCCTGTAGCTAGCGTTCATCCTGAGCCAGGATCAAACTCTTCATTGTAAATTTGTATCTCTTGACATCATCAAAACAACAAAAGTCGAATTAACGTGTCATATAATCTGTACTCAGAATGACTATCCAGTATTCAAGAATTAAACGGTTTGTTTCAATTACCCAAGCACCTAAAAAAATTAAGTGCTCGCTTCTTGTACTACTTCTGTCTATGTAAATCTTTCAAAGAACTCTTTCTTTATTCGCTTGCCCCAAGTTTTGAGGCGAAAGCGGATGCAAAGGTACGGCTTTTTCTCGAATCACCAAACATTTCCCATGTTTTTTTAATAAAAAGACTGCAAGTTTTCGTCTTTATTGACAAACTTGCAGTCATACACCTTATTATATAATACTTATTTATTCTCTTCTTCCAAAAATCCTCAATAGGTAGAGGAACAGATTTATGAAATCAAGATAAAGGGTAAGTGCACCTAAGACGGCATATTTTTGTGTAGCTTCACTTGCATCAGGAGCCATCAAAAACATTTGTTTGATTTTCTGAGTATCATATGCCGTCAATCCCACAAAGATAAGTACGCCAAGATAGGTCATTAGTACTTCAAGACCTGAACTAGCTACAAATATGTTAACCACAGAAGCAATAATCAAGCCTATAAGCGCCATCAGAAGAATTTTTCCCATAGACGAAAGATCTGCCTTGGTAAAGAAGCCAACAAGCGACATGGCACCGAAAGTGCCTGCTGTGATGAAGAATGTAGAAGCCAGGCTCCCCATTGTATAAACATAGAATAACGACGAGAAGGTGACGCCATTCAATGCAGCATAAGCAACGAACATGAGTGTAGCAGCCGACAAAGAAATCTTCCTAATGGCAGCACTCAATCCGATAACGAGTCCAATCTCAGCAAGGAAGAGTATCCAGATGAGTTGCGAATGCATAAAGAGAAAATTACTGATGGCTGCATTGGTTGCCACAACATATGCCGTAAGTCCTGTAATAACCAGCGCCATTGACATCCAAAGATATGTTTTCCGCATCAATGCAGGAAAAGCATACGAGGCTTCAAGTTGTCTATCGCGCGAAAAAGATTGATAGTTCATTTCTTCGTAATCCATAATTATCTGTTTAAAATTAAAGTATCCATTCGTAAGTATCGTACATCACAGTACGACCACCATAACCCTCCTTATGAGCGATAAGTCCCTCGTTGAGAATAAGTCCTCCCTGCTCATTAGAGGTTCCAAAGTCCAAATAGCGCATGTGACGATAATCACGATACATCACTTGATCGTAAATTGCCTCCATAGCACCCAAACGTTTCCCTTCATCCGTTGTGCCGCTATACTGTCCGTGAAGGACATGTCCCATCACATAGAACGTGATGCCCCCTATCACCTTATCGTCCAAATAAGCATTATACTGAATAATCTTATCGGGG from the Prevotella sp. E15-22 genome contains:
- a CDS encoding Bax inhibitor-1/YccA family protein, which encodes MDYEEMNYQSFSRDRQLEASYAFPALMRKTYLWMSMALVITGLTAYVVATNAAISNFLFMHSQLIWILFLAEIGLVIGLSAAIRKISLSAATLMFVAYAALNGVTFSSLFYVYTMGSLASTFFITAGTFGAMSLVGFFTKADLSSMGKILLMALIGLIIASVVNIFVASSGLEVLMTYLGVLIFVGLTAYDTQKIKQMFLMAPDASEATQKYAVLGALTLYLDFINLFLYLLRIFGRRE